In Eretmochelys imbricata isolate rEreImb1 chromosome 4, rEreImb1.hap1, whole genome shotgun sequence, a single window of DNA contains:
- the NOCT gene encoding nocturnin isoform X2, which produces MPARSVSSVTVFCPFFLGLSRFLSSLACSMGNSTSRLYSALAKTLNSSAASQHREYLEQSDSEQVDPIDPKDLLQECQAVLQKRPPRLQRDFVDLRADSTSTHRPIRVMQWNILAQALGEGKDNFIQCPMEALKWEERKCLILEEILAYQPDILCLQEVDHYFDTFQPLLSRLGYQCTFFPKPWSPCLDVEHNNGPDGCALFFLKDRFTLTNSVNIRLTAMKLKTNQVAIAQTLRCSETGKLFCIAVTHLKARTGWERFRSAQGCDLLQNLKNITQGAEIPLIICGDFNAEPTEEVYKEFSTSSLNLNSAYKLLSVDGQSEPPYTTWKIRPSGECRHTLDYIWYSQHALNVNSALGLLTEEQIGPNRLPSFNYPSDHLSLVCDFSFNQDPDRLL; this is translated from the exons ATGCCAGCACGTTCAGTATCCTCTGTGACGGTCTTCTGCCCATTCTTCCTGGGCCTTTCTCGCTTTCTTTCCTCCCTGG CGTGTTCCATGGGAAACAGTACGAGCAGGCTATATAGCGCTCTTGCTAAGACGTTGAATAGCAGTGCTGCCTCCCAGCATCGGGAATACTTGGAACAGTCAGACTCTGAGCAGGTGGATCCCATAGATCCTAAAGATCTGCTTCAGGAATGCCAAGCAGTTCTTCAAAAACGCCCTCCCCGACTCCAGAGAGACTTTGTGGACCTGAGGGCAGATTCTACCAGCACCCATCGTCCCATTAGGGTCATGCAGTGGAACATTCTTGCGCAAG CTCTTGGAGAAGGCAAGGACAACTTCATTCAGTGCCCCATGGAAGCTCTCAAGTGGGAAGAAAGGAAGTGCCTCATTCTGGAGGAAATCCTTGCATACCAACCAGACATTTTGTGCTTGCAAGAAGTGGACCATTATTTTGATACCTTTCAGCCACTCCTTAGTCGGCTAGGCTACCAGTGTACTTTCTTCCCTAAGCCATGGTCCCCCTGTTTAGATGTGGAACATAATAACGGACCAGATGGCTGTGCCTTGTTTTTTCTCAAGGACCGCTTTACATTGACCAACAGTGTTAATATCCGTCTGACTGCAATGAAGCTAAAAACCAACCAAGTGGCCATAGCCCAGACGCTGAGATGCAGTGAAACTGGGAAGCTGTTCTGCATTGCAGTCACTCATCTGAAAGCCCGTACAGGTTGGGAGAGATTTCGATCAGCACAAGGCTGCGATCTTCTACAGAACCTAAAAAATATTACCCAAGGAGCAGAGATCCCTCTAATAATTTGTGGAGACTTCAATGCAGAGCCCACCGAAGAAGTTTACAAGGAATTCTCTACTTCCAGTCTCAACCTGAATAGTGCTTACAAGCTGCTGAGTGTAGATGGGCAATCAGAGCCTCCTTACACTACATGGAAGATCCGGCCCTCTGGAGAGTGCAGGCACACACTGGATTATATCTGGTATTCCCAGCATGCCTTAAATGTAAACTCTGCTCTTGGCCTGCTGACTGAAGAACAAATTGGACCCAACAGGCTGCCATCCTTCAATTACCCTTCAGACCACCTGTCTTTGGTGTGTGACTTCAGCTTTAATCAAGACCCTGACAGGCTTTTATAA
- the NOCT gene encoding nocturnin isoform X3 — translation MGNSTSRLYSALAKTLNSSAASQHREYLEQSDSEQVDPIDPKDLLQECQAVLQKRPPRLQRDFVDLRADSTSTHRPIRVMQWNILAQALGEGKDNFIQCPMEALKWEERKCLILEEILAYQPDILCLQEVDHYFDTFQPLLSRLGYQCTFFPKPWSPCLDVEHNNGPDGCALFFLKDRFTLTNSVNIRLTAMKLKTNQVAIAQTLRCSETGKLFCIAVTHLKARTGWERFRSAQGCDLLQNLKNITQGAEIPLIICGDFNAEPTEEVYKEFSTSSLNLNSAYKLLSVDGQSEPPYTTWKIRPSGECRHTLDYIWYSQHALNVNSALGLLTEEQIGPNRLPSFNYPSDHLSLVCDFSFNQDPDRLL, via the exons ATGGGAAACAGTACGAGCAGGCTATATAGCGCTCTTGCTAAGACGTTGAATAGCAGTGCTGCCTCCCAGCATCGGGAATACTTGGAACAGTCAGACTCTGAGCAGGTGGATCCCATAGATCCTAAAGATCTGCTTCAGGAATGCCAAGCAGTTCTTCAAAAACGCCCTCCCCGACTCCAGAGAGACTTTGTGGACCTGAGGGCAGATTCTACCAGCACCCATCGTCCCATTAGGGTCATGCAGTGGAACATTCTTGCGCAAG CTCTTGGAGAAGGCAAGGACAACTTCATTCAGTGCCCCATGGAAGCTCTCAAGTGGGAAGAAAGGAAGTGCCTCATTCTGGAGGAAATCCTTGCATACCAACCAGACATTTTGTGCTTGCAAGAAGTGGACCATTATTTTGATACCTTTCAGCCACTCCTTAGTCGGCTAGGCTACCAGTGTACTTTCTTCCCTAAGCCATGGTCCCCCTGTTTAGATGTGGAACATAATAACGGACCAGATGGCTGTGCCTTGTTTTTTCTCAAGGACCGCTTTACATTGACCAACAGTGTTAATATCCGTCTGACTGCAATGAAGCTAAAAACCAACCAAGTGGCCATAGCCCAGACGCTGAGATGCAGTGAAACTGGGAAGCTGTTCTGCATTGCAGTCACTCATCTGAAAGCCCGTACAGGTTGGGAGAGATTTCGATCAGCACAAGGCTGCGATCTTCTACAGAACCTAAAAAATATTACCCAAGGAGCAGAGATCCCTCTAATAATTTGTGGAGACTTCAATGCAGAGCCCACCGAAGAAGTTTACAAGGAATTCTCTACTTCCAGTCTCAACCTGAATAGTGCTTACAAGCTGCTGAGTGTAGATGGGCAATCAGAGCCTCCTTACACTACATGGAAGATCCGGCCCTCTGGAGAGTGCAGGCACACACTGGATTATATCTGGTATTCCCAGCATGCCTTAAATGTAAACTCTGCTCTTGGCCTGCTGACTGAAGAACAAATTGGACCCAACAGGCTGCCATCCTTCAATTACCCTTCAGACCACCTGTCTTTGGTGTGTGACTTCAGCTTTAATCAAGACCCTGACAGGCTTTTATAA